A stretch of the Manis pentadactyla isolate mManPen7 chromosome 16, mManPen7.hap1, whole genome shotgun sequence genome encodes the following:
- the LOC130681296 gene encoding LOW QUALITY PROTEIN: dnaJ homolog subfamily B member 6-like (The sequence of the model RefSeq protein was modified relative to this genomic sequence to represent the inferred CDS: deleted 1 base in 1 codon) — MVDYYEVLGVQRHASAEDIKKAYRKLALKWHPDKNPENKEEARRKFKQVAEAYEVLSDAKKRDIYDRYGKEGLNGGGGGGGHFDGPFEYGFTFRNPEDVFREFFGATDPLPFDFFEDSFEEFFGNRRAHRGSRNRGTGPFFSAFSGFPPFGGGFPSFDTGFTSFGSLGHGGLTSFSSTAFGGSGMGNFKSVSTSTKMVNGRKITTKRIVENGQERVEVEENGQLKSLTINGKEQPLRLDNK, encoded by the exons ATGGTGGATTACTATGAAGTCCTGGGCGTGCAGAGACATGCCTCGGCTGAGGATATTAAAAAGGCATACCGGAAACTGGCATTGAAGTGGCACCCAGATAAAAATCCTGAGAATAAAGAAGAAGCGAGGAGGAAATTCAAACAAGTAGCTGAAGCGTATGAGGTGTTATCAGATGCTAAAAAACGGGACATCTATGACAGATATGGCAAAGAAGGATTGAATGGCGGAGGTGGAGGCGGGGGCCACTTTGACGGTCCGTTCGAGTATGGCTTCACATTCCGCAACCCAGAAGACGTCTTCAGGGAA TTTTTTGGCGCAACGGACCCGCTTCCATTTGACTTCTTTGAAGACTCATTTGAAGAATTTTTTGGGAATCGAAGGGCTCACCGCGGAAGCAGGAACCGAGGGACAGGGCCATTTTTCTCTGCCTTCAGTGGATTTCCGCCTTTTGGaggaggatttccttcttttgatACAGGATTTACTTCCTTCGGTTCACTAGGTCACGGGGGCCTCACCTCATTCTCCTCCACGGCATTTGGTGGTAGTGGGATGGGCAACTTCAAGTCAGTGTCAACTTCTACTAAAATGGTTAATGGCAGAAAAATCACCACAAAGAGGATTGTCGAGAATGGTCAAGAAAGAGTTGAAGTTGAAGAAAACGGCCAGTTAAAGTCCTTGACGATAAATGGTAAGGAGCAGCCGCTGCGCTTGGATAACAAGTAG